The sequence below is a genomic window from Mus musculus strain C57BL/6J chromosome 4, GRCm38.p6 C57BL/6J.
agaggagatgggaggaagatggagcagaaccacatggcctggaGGAGCTACAAGTAGCAGGGATCCCATAGCTGGGCAAAAGAGTAGAGTAGTGGTCGATCTGCCCAGTCCAGGCGTGCAGATGATAAATATTATAGCTGAGCTGTGTGTTCTTTACAcgggcttattggggttggagatttattaCATCATaaaattttgtggggtttttccCCATTTCTAAACACTTTAACtgattaaaaagaataattctagACAAGAGAATTTCCAACTGGGTGttgtggcccacacctttaatcccagcactcaggaggtagaggcaggagaatctctgtgagtttgaggccagcctggtctgtacagtgagttcaaggacagccagggctggatatgaaaactttatctcaaaaatccaaagcaaaaaaagaaagaaaaaagaaaaatggaactgtctctggttttctacAGCAAAGCTAAGCCTGATAAAATTTATTTCACATTAACACAAACACTGAAAGGATATTTTTAAACTTGCTGATGTGGCTTTGAGTCAAACAcaatttaagattttaaaaaattatttgtgtgcgcgcgcacgcacaagTACAAACACATTAAAGTtctggtgtggaggtcagaggacaactttgagggTTTGTGTTCTCTCTCCACAATAGGATCTAAGCGTCAGACTCAGGTCAGAAGGCTGGAAGACACTGACACCCACTGAGCCCCTCACCAGCCACCTCTCCTGGGCGCCTTCTGCTCAGCTGTTCCTCACTGGCATCTGTAGGAACAGGCACCAAAGGCAGTGTTTGCATAGCCTGTACTTGGTCAGATGGAAAGGTTGGTCCCGGTGTTCTCAATCAGGAGCGCTGTaagaaagggaggcagaggtcagaggtctgCTGGAGCCCAGCTAGAAATCGTTACTAAAGtgcttatgtttttatttccttgtgtGCATGATTTTCCATTTCCTGGGAATATTTTGGGTTCTTATAATGAAATAACATCTTCTTAGAAAGTGTTGTACAAAAATTACCAAAGTAACAACAGTTACTgcaattacttttattattttaatattgttttaacTTTGTCATATACCACTGGTTTATGCTTAATATTAATAGGCTTATTGCAGTAAAGAAACAGCTTTTCCACCTCTCTCTTTTAGGAAGTTCCAGGTTAAAGGTTCCTCAGCTCACTGAACACTTGGTGGTGACAGAAAACAGCCTTGGGAAAGGGACTGGGGAGAGGGTGTGACACATCACTGGGAGATGCTGGCAGAAGGGGAGGAGGCTAGTCTTGATGGGCATGGGAAAGGTCCCATCCCACTCTCCAGAGCATTGTGTTGAGTTTTCTGAAGGAGAGGTTAGGAAGGCTGTCCACCGAGAGATGGAGGGAGTATAGTTTGCGGAGGGCTGGGTGGAGTGTACACTGCGTTCTGAGCAAGAGGTCTGAGTAAAAGCAGGAGTCAGCAGAGCAAAGTGGCGGCAGTGCCAACAGCTTCAGCATGggagaaacaaaacaaccctgtaaGTCAGTGTGGTGGCGCCTGAGGAGGCGCCTGCTGGGGTCTCCACCTCCCGCTTCCCTGGGCGTCCATTTCACAGCGCTGTTAAAGTCTGACCCTCCAAGGAatctcagagaagcttcctttaaCCTCTCTCCGCCAAGCTGCTCTCTGATACCATGAGCCTAGGGTTAGTGGAGCTTCTTGGTTTGGCTTTAAATATCTTGGTCACTATTTGGAATTCTCTGTAAACTAACCCAGTACTGACTGAAATTTTACCTCCTCAGGGGCAGAATTCTGGCCTCTTCCACCTGGTTAGATCTGTCTTGAAAAGAATATTTAAGAAATGCTACTGGGTGCAAAGCCAAATTATTGTAAAACTGATAGTATTCATACTGGGCAGTGCAACCGTTAGCACTGTAACACTTGCAAGTaggctgtggggggtggggactgcCTGGTTGGCACCGTGGCTTGGGTGTGCACTGTGAGTGCTGGTTGTCCATCTTCAAGTTGGCCTCTGTTCtgattaactctctctctctctctctctctctcactctctctctctctctctctctctctctgtctcacagagACAGGGCAGGGCATTGTTCATGCACTGACCGACCTCAGCAGCCCCGGCATGACCTCAGGGAACGGAAACTCTGCCTCCAGCATCGCCGGCACTGCCCCCCAGAATGGTGAGAATAAACCACCACAGGCCATTGTGAAACCCCAAATCCTGACGCATGTTATCGAAGGGTTTGTGATCCAGGAGGGGGCGGAGCCTTTCCCGGTACGGACTActtcttttcccctcttttttttttaaagtatattttggaTGTGTACTAGAATATTTTTACAATTCCATGTAAAATTTCTGAAAATGTGAACAGTTTGTTCTTCCCTTGCTAATTCCCCTATCTCCAGATGTTAGAATAATTTCTCTCTAGGTCTGAAATGACTTGGTGATCAAGGCTAATTGATAAGACAAGACCCCTTGGTTACAAGTTTATGCACACAGGTTCAGCTGTACTCCTGACTGGTGACCTGAGACCCCTTAAATTAGAGGGACTTAGTTCCCCTGGGGATATTTGAAGAAAAACAGTGGGCTTTGGAAAATTAGACTTTATAGAGTTTTCAATGCCAAAACATGAACAGCAAAACTTTGGCCAGTTAGCAAAAGGAACTTGTTAGTACAGAGTTCTGACATGTTAGAAATCAAAATGGTGGCATGGGAGTACGATCTGAGATGTGCTTTCTGGGAGCAGACCTTGAAAAGGCAGTGAGTGAGCTGAAGGGGCCTTCACACAGGGCCCTTTCAGGAGGGTTGTGTGGATTGGAACCCCCACCCTCCTGGGGACCATCTGCCTGTTGCTCATGCTTTGGATCCATGGGAGGTTTTATAAGTCGCCACAAGACTGAGTGGGATTCCTGCCTGCAGTGGACAAGTCTCGGTGAACCACCAACAGACACATTTGTGGCCTCTCTTTCTGAAAGTTGATCCAatggcagatctcctgggagcAGCTTACTGTATAAGGAGCTAGCTCTGGACCCTGCCCCCTCTCTACTCCATTCGGTTCTCCTCCTACCTGTGGAGAAACACTGGAAACCCCTGAGACTGCAGCGTGAAGGCAGGTAGAACTGCAGCTCACACCATACTGGAGCCATACTGCTACTCTGTGAGCTGGCCACCAGTTACCCAAACAAAGCAAGGGCCAAAGAGAGGCAAAGCTGCCCTTGGGGGTTGCTGGCCACAGGGCATGTCCTCTGTGGCTGGGGTCAGTGTGTCCTGCTCTCCCATGTGGCTGCCTGAGCCTCTGGCTTGACTGTGGTCAGGTATATAAAACAGTGTGAAATCAAAACAGGGTGCTGAGTCTCTTATGATTACTCTCACACATAGCCCTGCCCTCCTGGTGTCCTCTAAGTATAGGACCTGGCACCTAGTCGGGGAGTGGTGAGGGAAATGTGATATCTCCCCTTGCGCACACCTGGGCAGAGACTACCTCTGACCTCTTGAGCTGTCGCTGTACTCTGTGCCCACTGTTTCTTGCTTTGGGAACCAAACAGTAGAACAGAGCCTTGAGTGGAGCATCCTTGGATGGTGGCATGCAGGTGGCTTGGAGGGGTGGGGCTGATATCTGCCTGGTTACTTTGTACCTGTAATATAATGAGGCTGCATTACAGGGAGTCTAGATTCTAACCATTGGGGCCTTCTTGTCACCTGTCCTCTAGGTGGGACGCTCGTCCCTGCTGGTAGGGAATCTCAAAAAGAAGTATGCACAGGGGTTCTTGCCTGAGAAGCCTCCACAGCAggaccacaccaccaccaccgacTCAGAGATGGAGGAGCCCTACCTGCAAGGTACGAGCTACAGTCACGTTCAGGGGCACAGGTCTCCTGGTATAGGCGGAAGGACAGACCTTACACTACTCCTTTCTCAGTATCTGGAAGAACCCTGACCAGGACTAAGTAACAGCTTTTCCCACTGAGCATTTCACCAGCACCCTTCAACCTCTGTCCCTGTAGAACAGGGACAGGAAAAATAAGAGCCTTCGTTCTCTGCCTCTCCGGCAACCGCATGGCTTCCGATTCATTTCCTGTAGTGGCCGTTGCCAAGTTCTAGAATGAGAGTAAGGTAGCACCAGTCAGGGGTGCCCCAACCCCATTGCTGGCTCAAGAGCCTGACTCTGAGGTGGGATGACTCGAAGGTCATGGGCAGGCAAGAACTACATTAGGTCGTGTGAGCCTTCTGCTTCTTTCATGGTCATGGAGAGGGATGCTGACCCTGCCCATGTCTGCTGTGCCCTGGCTCAGTGTGCAGGATCCATCACGAAACACGCTGTGCAGCTCCAGTGGGAGACCTAGCCTTGCAAAGGCAGAGGCAAAGCCTGTCATCTTTTGAGTGGATGCCTCTGGGTGCCACACCCCAGAGACATGAAGGGGCAGGATAGGGAGCACCTGTGCTGGTCTAGAGCCTGTCACAATTTCACCCACACTCAGTCATTTCCATACTTTACAGAATCCAAAGAGGAGGGCACTCCCCTCAAACTCAAGTGTGAGCTCTGTGGACGGGTGGACTTTGCCTACAAGTTCAAGCGTTCCAAGCGCTTCTGTTCCATGGCTTGTGCAAAGAGGTGAGTGTCTGAGCCCTGCTGCCGTGCCCTGCCCCTGTCCTGTCCCTGGGGTTGTACCTTGTGTCCTTCTTCCATAGTCATCAAAGCTTGGATGCTGTAGGTACAGCTCATCCATCCTCCGTTCCCTGGCCTGCCTGGTTAAGGCACTGTATTCAGTGCACCGGGCGAGTGCACGAGGCCCAGGAAACCAGGAGAAGGGAGTGAGTGCTGTGAGAGAAAGCACTGCTGTCCAAGCACAGAAAGCCGCCCACTAGCTGTGCCCCAAGGGCTGCCACGCCCTTAGCGAAGCCATCCACAGAGATAGCATAGCCCAGAGCCGTGGCAAGCTTTTATCCAGCCTGGAAAATTGATGATGATAAAAACCCTCTGTGTCTATTGAGAAGCTACTCCAAGGGTGGGCATGGTGCTGTAgagctgtaatcccagaacttgaaatCCTGATGCAGGACTGATTCAAGAATGAAGTTAGAATCCACTGTACAGTAGGGGCTACCTGAGGAGACTTTGTCTCAACCCAAAACAAGGAACAGGCTGGCAGACAGCTAGACGGAGAGACTTGGTACTGGTCAGAGGAGTGTCTCAGCGTCTCTGTTAGCAGCCATGACTGCTGTCAGCATTGTCTGTAATTGTGCCCTCTATCTGGGCTGGAAAACTAAGGCATGAAGGAGCGCTTGTGCACAACGCAGGCGAGCCAGCTGATGAGGGCTTCAGGCTCACGCGTGCCCTGTGCTCTTTGTAGGAGCAGCTCTACCTTGAAAGCCCAGAGCCCGAAAAGAACCCTTGAGGTTTCATGCAGGGGTGTTGTGTGTGATGCGCCGGAGTCCGTCTTCAGCCACGTTGCCCAGGCTGTGCTGATGGAGCCAGAGCCCCTTGGTCAAGCTTTATCAGGCCAAACTCCAGCAGGACAGTAAAGAGGAGTTTCCTAGCATCGTAATGTGTGGTAGCCACAAGCACCCATGCTCTGAGGAGTTAAGCATGTCACGGGCAGTCCTTCATGTCTTCATGAGACCAGTTTTAGAAGGCAACTGTTACCACACCCTGCCTCCCAAGAAGGGCTCAGAGCTCAAGTGCCTGCCCAGAGTCTCAGTGTCCTGGAGTCAGGATTTGCACCTGTAGACAGACTGGGATTTTCCCAGACAGTGGCTGTTTGTGCCACCCACGGCCCCTGCTCTGACTCGATTGCTCCTGTCTGACAGGTATAATGTGGGATGCACCAAACGAGTGGGACTTTTTCACTCAGACCGAAGCAAGCTGCAGAAGGCAGGGACCACAACCCACAACCGCCGACGGGCCAGCAAGGCCAGTCTGCCCACACTCACCAAGGACACCAAGAAGCAGGTAAGGAGCCACACAGCCTATTCCCACAGGTGCTCCTGGGTTCAGCGGCTGCTCCTCTCAGCACTCTGCTCTCCCCTCTGACAGGTCTCATACCCAGCCTCCCGGGGCCTGAGGACATAGACCTTACCCTTTCCGGTAGTCTTTTCCTAGAACTACCCCCTCTTGGGGTTGCTAGCCATTCTTACTTCTTGGGTCTCACCCTGCTGGCCCTGTCAGACAGGCTGTCCCCTCCCTGTcgggctggagacatggcagcAGCCCCTTTGTTCCCCACTacctctctgcccctgtgaagacTGCAGGTCTCTGTCAGAGCCATGGgtattcagctattaaatatTTTCCCAGTGTCCATGCCAGGAACTCTGTTAGGCATTAATGATCCAAAGACATGGTCCTAAAGAGACTCACACCCTAGCATGGCGGCCTTCATCCTCTGTCTGTCTTGCTGTCAGTGGGTGGTAATAACTTTGTCTTGCACCTTGTTAAGAATCTGCTAAAAGCTGCAGTTCAGAATATACACACGCCAAGGAGTCCCTCTTGCTAGTCCAAGTCACGTGGGACACCACATGGAGAACAGACCTCTGTGGCACGCATGGAACAGAGTATGTGGCAGTGCTGAGGGACTGAGGGTTCTGAGCAAGAAACGCAGAAGCTGCCCCTCCAGAAAGAGTGAAGAAGAGGGAGCTgggcctgtctctgcccctcttgACGCCGGAGCGGTCTGTGCTGCCGTCCTGAAGCCGTGTCTCTCTCTGCTCGCAGCCCTCAGGCACTGTACCCCTTTCAGTTACTGCCGCCTTGCAGCTGGCGCACAGCCAGGAGGACTCCAGCCGGTGCTCAGATAACTCCAGCTATGAGGAGCCCTTGTCACCCATCTCAGCCAGCTCGTCCACCTCGCGACGGCGCCAAGGCCAGAGGGACCTGGATCTCCCTGACATGCACATGAGGGACCTTGTGGGCGTGGGACACCACTTCCTGCCGAGCGAGCCCACAAAATGGAATGTAGAGGATGTCTATGAGTTCATCCGCTCTCTGCCAGGTAAGCTCCTTGGAAAGTCTTTCCCTGATGGGCTAACGGAGAGGGAGTGGGGCACCTCGCCTCCCTCCAGGAGGAGCAGGACCCAGGGTGCAACAGTGAGGGCCAGAAGGCTCCTGCATGTGAAAGCATGTGTTCTAGCACAGCACACCCTGAGGACAGAACTGAAGAGGGCTTTGGCAGGTCGGGAGACTGCCTGAGGGAGCAGTTGAGCAAGGGCAAGGACAAGCATGCTTGGCTCAGGGCGCGCTGTGCATAGCCCTTGGGATGGGGGGCAGATAGTGCCGAGGCTGCTGTCACAACTCACATGTGGAAAGGCAAATGATCAAGTATTTCAGATTCTTCCAGGGGAACCCTGAAACTTCTCAGCTTTTTGCCAGCCTCATGCATCCACTGCCAGGTCAGCAGCACTGGTGGCCACGAGCCTGTGCCAGGGTAGAGTGTGGTATAGAGGTTAGGAGCACAGACTTGGAGGTCAGACAGGACTGGGTCTAGTTGTAGCACTCTCACGTAGCCCAGTGTGTCTGTTGTCCATCACTGGACCCCACACTTGTCACAGGCCAGGTACTTCTGGTGAAGACTAGGAAGCCCCTGCAACCCTGCCTCAGGGTCCCTTATAACAGGGCAACTTTGTGTCAGCCAAGGCTGAGACAACCTGGAGGCTTCTGGGGTCATAGGGTCCTCTCATACATGGCTTGCAGGAAGGGCCTGACTGTTGGCAGGAGGCCTCTGTATGAGCCTTGTGTAGCAAGCATGACAGCAGGGTTTCCCCATAACTAGAGAGCAGCCAGAAAAGGCCATCATGCCCTCTTGGGCCTAGCCTCAGAAATCACATTCTGCTGTTTCTACAGTGTCTCATTGGTCACACAAATAAGCTCTGTCCTTTGGGGGAGCCCccaggctgtcttagttagggtttctattgctgtgctgaaacaccacgaccaaaagcaagATGGGAGGAAAGGTTCATTAGACTCACAGTCCACATATAATCCGTCACTGCAGAGTCAGCCCAGGATctccagcagggcaggaacctgaacacaggagctgatgcagagccatgaaggggtgctgttcactggcttgctcctcgtggctcGCTCTGCTagatttcttacagaacccaggatcacTAGCCCAGGAGTAACCCCACCCACCATCagtcactgattaagaaaatacccttcaGGAGGCATTTCCTTGAGTCAGGTctaggcaggaagatctctggccCTGTTGCACAGGTGTGGTTCCCCACTCTAGAGATCTGAGAACTAACGCAGGTTGTCTCCTGCCCACCACACCCCCGTATCTAATAGGTAActaaggggagaaagggaacatggaAGCAGCTCCGACCCACACCAGCCCTGGGCAGCCCTTTTTGCCATTTCCTTCTGAGGAGTCAAAGCCTGGAGCTGTTCTTACCACCTGTGCTTGGTCCCCCCTCAGAGTAACCTGCCATTTCTGTGAAGGGCAGCCTGAGTGTCCTCAGAGTAACCTGCCATttctgtgaaaggcagcctgagtGTTCAGTGCTACTTAAATTACAGTGCTTATTATAAttcctgcttttattttgtgttacCTCTGAGCTTTTCAGTCCCACCTGGaaatatttcttaattttcctAAGATCGTTATAGTCTCTGAGTCTTGTTGGGGGTTCACTccctcaaacaaaaaatacacccCAAATTCTCTTTCAGATAAGTCTTTCTATAATGTTGGGCTTGTTCTGCAGCTCTTAGGATGCTTGGGCGTCTTCAACTGCTCAGAATCTACGAGGCCGGCCTAGGAACACCATGGAGAGCTCTCTCCTCCAGGGTCTTCAGAAGGCTGGAGTTTTGTTTAAGACAAGAtttcttatgtagctcaggctaggctTGAATTGCTCACAgcctcctccctgtctcccagTGTTTGCATTACAGGCGAGAGCCACCACAGCAGAGGCTTAAAGGAAACATGTAACTTACACCAGTCAGCTTCACAGGCGGCCTCATCCTAGCCTAGAAACAGCTTgctttagggtttttctttttgttgttggttggttggttggttggttggttggttggttggttggttttttgaggcagggtctcactatgtaaacgCCTGACTGTtgtggaactctctctgtagac
It includes:
- the Phc2 gene encoding polyhomeotic-like protein 2 isoform X6, which encodes MLRLRALYVKSGIFERLFKLTSREAETGQGIVHALTDLSSPGMTSGNGNSASSIAGTAPQNGENKPPQAIVKPQILTHVIEGFVIQEGAEPFPVGRSSLLVGNLKKKYAQGFLPEKPPQQDHTTTTDSEMEEPYLQESKEEGTPLKLKCELCGRVDFAYKFKRSKRFCSMACAKRYNVGCTKRVGLFHSDRSKLQKAGTTTHNRRRASKASLPTLTKDTKKQPSGTVPLSVTAALQLAHSQEDSSRCSDNSSYEEPLSPISASSSTSRRRQGQRDLDLPDMHMRDLVGVGHHFLPSEPTKWNVEDVYEFIRSLPGCQEIAEEFRAQEIDGQALLLLKEDHLMSAMNIKLGPALKIYARISMLKDS
- the Phc2 gene encoding polyhomeotic-like protein 2 isoform B (isoform B is encoded by transcript variant 3): MTSGNGNSASSIAGTAPQNGENKPPQAIVKPQILTHVIEGFVIQEGAEPFPVGRSSLLVGNLKKKYAQGFLPEKPPQQDHTTTTDSEMEEPYLQESKEEGTPLKLKCELCGRVDFAYKFKRSKRFCSMACAKRYNVGCTKRVGLFHSDRSKLQKAGTTTHNRRRASKASLPTLTKDTKKQPSGTVPLSVTAALQLAHSQEDSSRCSDNSSYEEPLSPISASSSTSRRRQGQRDLDLPDMHMRDLVGVGHHFLPSEPTKWNVEDVYEFIRSLPGCQEIAEEFRAQEIDGQALLLLKEDHLMSAMNIKLGPALKIYARISMLKDS